TAGGCGTCCAGAGCACGCTGGTAGTCGGCGCGAGCACCGGCGTCGAGGGGACGCCCGGCCATCTCGTGGTCGAGGTCCTGCAGCTCGGTCCCGAGCGCGGTCACGTCCTCGAAGACCAACCGGTGCACCGGCTCCAGCTCGAGCTCCCGTGCCTGCGACGAGCGCCGCTGGCCACGCTGGACGACGACCACCAGCAGTGCCGCGCCGGCGGCGAGGGCCAGCAGGACGAGCACCACGTCGATCATGACGTCATCCTACGGATCTCGCCGCCCCGCGCGGCGGGCTCAGCGGGCGCTGTAGTCGCGGAACCCGCGCTTGGTCTTGCGGCCCAGGTAACCGGCCGTGACCAGGTGCTCCAGCAGCGGGGCCGGGGCGAAGCCGGGCTCGCGGAACTCCAGGTACAGCTCGCGCTGGATCGCCAGCGACACGTCGTTGCCGACCACGTCGAGGAGCTCGAAGGGACCCATCGGCAGTGCGCAGCCCTGCTTCATGGCGGTGTCGATGTCGTCGGCCGTTGCGTAGTGCGCCTCGAGCATCTTGACCGCGTCGTTGAGGTAGGGGAACAGCAGCGCGTTGACGATGAAGCCGGCCCGGTCGGCGCACGAGACGGCCACCTTGCCGACCTTGGCGCACAGGGCGAGAGTGGTCTCCGCGACCGCGTCGTCGGTGGCCACGGTCGAGACGACCTCGACCAGCTTCATGATCGTGGCCGGGTTGAAGAAGTGCATGCCGATGACGTCCTGGGGACGGTTGGTCACCCGGGCCATCTCGATGATCGGCAGCGAGGACGTGGTGGTGGCCAGGATGGCCCCCGGCTTGCAGATCTCGTCGAGGTTCTCGAAGAGGGTGGTCTTGATCGCCAGGTCCTCGGCGATGGCCTCGACGACGAGGTCCACCACGGCGAGGTCGTCCATGCTGGTGGTGCCGGTGACGCGGCCCAGCACCTCGGTCTTCTGCTCCTCGGTGGCGCGGCCGCGCTGGATCTGCTTGTCGAAGTTCTTGGTGATGGCGGCGCGCACGCCCTGCACCTTGGCCTCCGCCCGGCCCACGCAGACCACGTCGTATCCGGCCTTGGCGAAGACCTCGACGATGCCGGCTGCCATGGTGCCGGTGCCGACGACGCCGACGCTGCGGATGTCGTGGCGCAGCTGAGCGGCCTCGTCGGCCGACGGGGTCGCGGCGTCGGGCACCACGGTCGAGCTGTCCGGGGCCTCGTAGGTGTAGAAGCCGCGGCCGGTCTTGCGGCCCAGCAGGCCCGCGGTGACCATCTGCTTGAGGATCGGCGTCGGCGCGTGCAGCCGGTCGCGCCCCTGGCGGTACATCGTCTCGAGGATCTCGTACGCCGTGTCGAGACCGATCAGGTCGAGCAGCGCCAGCGGGCCCATCGGGTAGCCGCACCCGAAGCGCATCGCGGCGTCGATGTCCTCGCGCGAGGCGTACTTGCCCTCGAACATCGAGGCGGCGTGGTTGAGGTAGCCGAAGAGCAGGGTGTTGGCGATGAAGCCGGCCTTGTCGCCGCAGACCACCGGGCTCTTGCCCAGGCGGGCGAGCAGCGCCTGCACGTCGGCCAGGACCGTGGGGTCGGTGACGACGGTGCGCACGACCTCGACCAGGCGCTGCACGGGGGCGGGGTTGAAGAAGTGGATGCCGACGACGCGGCCGGGGTGCGAGGTCGCGGTGGACAGCTCGGTCACCGACAGCGACGAGGTGTTGGTGGCCAGGATCGTGCGGGGGTCGACGATCGCGTCGAGCCGGCGGAAGATCTGCTGCTTGGTGGCCACGGACTCGACGACTGCCTCGATCACCAGGTCGGCCGCCGCCAGGTCCTCGAGCGACGTGGTGGTGCTGATGCGGCCGAGCAGCTCGGCGGCCTCGTCCTCGCTGACCTTGCCCCGGGTCACGGCACGGCCGGTGGAGGCCTCGAGGTGGCGGCGACCGCGAGCGACACCGTCGTCGTCGAGCTCGACACCGACCACCGAGAACCCGTGGCGGGCGAAGACCTCCGCGATGCCGGCACCCATCGTGCCGAGGCCGACGACCCCGATCGTGGTGAAGTCGCGCGAGGTCTCGGAGGTGTCGGCGGTCTCAGGGGAGGTCGTCATGAGCGGCATCATGGCACGCAGAGGCCGGTCGCACCGTGGCGTAGTTCACTCGCGAGTAACGTGATGCCGGACACACCCGCTCAACGGTGGCCGAGGGGCAGCGCCATCACCACCCGCTCCCCCGCCTCGTCCAGGCCCCGTGAGCGCTCCCGGTCCCGCAGCTCGCCCAGCACCCCGCGCGGCTCGACGACCTCGAACCCGATGCGGGCGTAGAACGGAGCGTTCCAGGGCACGTCGCGGTAGGTGCACAACGTCAGCCGGTCGAAGCCGTCCCACCTCGCCTCCTCGGCTGCGGCGCGCACCAGGCGCGCCCCGAGGCCTCGCCGACCGTGCTCGGGCAGCACCGACACCTGCTCGAGGTGGGCGATCCGGTCGTGGCCGTCCTCGAGCACCAGCACGTGCGCGAAGCCCACGACCTCCCGGTCCGACGTCGCCACCAGGAGGTGCCCGGGCTCGGCCGCACGCTCGGCCCCCGACGGGGCCGGCGCCGACAGGGCGGCCGAGAGCTCCCCGAGGTGCTCGCGGAAGAGCACTCCGCCGGCCTCCTCGACCGCCGCCAGGTGGCGCAGGTCCGAGGGCCGGACCGGGCGTACGACGTCGGCCGCGCGCCCGCGGCTCAGGTCGTGGCCCGCTCGTCGACGGGCACCTCGGTGATCGAGCCGTCGCGACGACCCTCGCGCCACTTCACGACCTCCTCCTTCACCTTGGGCAGCAGCAGGTAGCAGCCCAGCAGGTTGAAGATCGCGCACACGAACAGCATCCCGTCGGCGAAGCTGAGCACCGACCCGAGGTTGACGACCGCACCCAGGGCAGTGAAGACGCAGAAGATGATCTTGAACGCGTTCTCCTTGCCGCGGCTGCGGCCCACGAGCGTGGTCCAGGCCTTGAGCGTGTAGTAGCTCCAGGTGATGAGCGTGGAGAAGGCGAACAGCGCCACGGCGAGCGCCAGCACGTTGTCGAAGCCGGGCAGGAAGGAGTCGAAGGAGCGCGACGTGAGCACGACACCGGTGTCGCTGGTCACCGACTCGCCGTCTGCGGCCCTGGCGAGCAGGTCGTTGTAGAGCGGGACGTCGGCGATGACGATGGTCAGCGCGGTCGCCGTGCAGACGACGACGGTGTCGATGAAGGGCTCGAGCATCGCCACGAAGCCCTCGGAGACGGGGTGCCTGGTCTTCACCGCGGAGTGCACGATCGGCGCCGAGCCGACGCCGGCCTCGTTGGAGAACGCCGCACGCTGGAAGCCGACGATCAGCACGCCGAGCGCGCCACCGGTCACGCCCTCCGGGTTGAACGCGCTGGAGATGATCGTCCCGATCGCGTCGGGGATCTGCGTGACGTTGCCGAAGATCACCAGCAGGCAGGCGCCGATGTAGAGGACGCCCATGATCGGCACCAGCTTGGAGGTCACCCGGGCGATCGAGCGGACGCCGCCGAGGATGACCAGACCCACCAGGGAGGCGAGCACGATGCCGAAGATCAGCGCCGCCCCGTCGGAGGCCAGCCAGCCGTCCTCACCGCCGGTGATCTCGACCGCCTGGGCGTAGGTCTGGTTGGACTGGAAGGCGTTCCCGCCCAGGGCGCCGAACAGGATGAGCGCCACCGCGAAGATGCTCACGCCGATCTTGCTGGCCACGGCACCGAAGCGCTCGAAGGCCACCGGCAGGTACTTGAACGGCCCGCCGGTGACGGTGCCGTCCTCGTGCACCTCGCGGTAGCGCACCCCGAGCGTGCACTCCACGAACTTGGTGCACATGCCGAGCAGGCCCGCGAGGATCATCCAGAGCGTCGCGCCCGGGCCGCCGACCGTCACGGCGACGGCCACACCGGCGATGTTGCCGAGCCCGACGGTCCCGGACACCGCCGACGACAGGGCTTGGAAGTGGGTGACCTCGCCCGGGTCGCTGGCCCGGGAGAACTTGCCGCGCACCAGGTCCCAGGCGGTGCCCATGGAGGTGAACTGGATGCCTCGGAAGTAGATCGTGAAGACGGTGGCCGCGGCCACCAGCCAGAACACGATCAGCGGGAAGGAGTAGTCCCCGAGGGGGACGTTCCAGAAGATCACGTCCGTCACGGCGGTCGCGATGGGCTCGAAGGCGTTGTTGATCGCCTCCTCCACCCCACCCAGGAAACCGTCGGACTCCGCCGCGAGCGGGATCAGCAAGTTCGTCATAAAACTCCACCCAACCTGACCAGACGTGTGAGCGCAATCACCTTCGCTGCCCGGATCCGGCCCGATCCCGGTCGAGAGGTAGATTCCCCACCCGTGAGACTCGTCGTTGCCCGCTGCCAGGTCGACTACGCCGGTCGGCTCACCGCGCACCTGCCGATGGCGACCCGGGTGCTGATGATCAAGGCCGACGGCTCCGTGCTGGTGCACTCCGACGGCGGCTCCTACAAGCCGCTGAACTGGATGTCGCCGCCGTGCACCCTGGCCGAGGGCACCGACGCCGACGGCACCGCCGAGTGGGTGGTGACCTCGACCAAGACCGGCGACAGCCTGCGCATCCTCATCGAGGAGGTGCTCAGCGACTCCGCCCACGACCTCGGGATCGACCCGGGCCTGGTCAAGGACGGCGTCGAGAAGCACCTGCAGGAGCTGCTGGCCGAGCACCCGGCCACGCTCGACGAGGGCCTGACGCTGGTCCGTCGGGAGTTCCCCACCGCGATCGGGCCGGTGGACCTGATGTGCCGCGACTCCGAGGGACGCAGCGTCGCGGTGGAGATCAAGCGCCGTGGCGAGATCGACGGCGTCGAGCAGCTGACCCGTTACCTCGAGCTGCTCAACCGCGACCCCCTGCTGGCACCGGTCCGCGGGATCTTCGCCGCGCAGGCGATCAAGCCGCAGGCGCGCGTGCTGGCCACCGACCGCGGCATCGCGTGCGCCGTGGTCGACTACGACGCCCTGCGCGGCATGGACGACGTCGAGGCACGACTGTTCTGACCGGCGCGCCCGATCGGGACCGTTCGTTGTGCGTAGGGTCACGCGCGTGCTGATCTTCCACATCGCGACCGCCGCCGACTGGGCCGCTGCCCGCAGCAGCGGCTCGTACACGACCTCGACGCGGGGACGGACCCTCGACGAGGAGGGCTTCATCCACGCGGCGCGCGCCGAGCAGTGGCGCGGTGTGCACGCGCGCTACTACGCCCAGGCGAGCGAGCCGCTGCTCCTGCTGGAGATCGACACCGACCGTCTGACCAGCCGGGTCGTGCAGGAGCCGGCCACCGCTGGCGGTGACGAGCTCTTCCCGCACATCTACGGCCCGGTCGAGCCGAGCGCGGTCCTGCGCGCGGTGCCTCTCGAGGAGGCGCTGGGCGCCACGTCGTTCAGCGCCCTCTTCCTGCGCGAGGTGATGCGCAACGCGATGCTCGGGATGATGGTGCTGCTGCTCGCCGCCCTAGGCGCCGTGCTGCTGGACGACGCCCTGGGCGGGTGGGGCGTGCTGGTCGGCGCCCTGGCCGGCGCCGGCGCCGGCGTGCTGGTCATCCTGGCCCTGAGCCGGCGCGTCGCCCGTACCTGACCGCCGGCCTCCCGGCGCCGCTCAGTGCGTGGCCAGCCGGCCGAAGGTCGGCGGCAGGCAGACCCGGCACGGCTGCAGGGGGCTGCCCGCGACGTCGGTCAGCGGCACCAGGTGCGCCTCGGCCCGTGCCTCCGGGAGCGAGCACTCGACGCGGTGGTAGGACTCGCTGCCCGCCACGACGTAGGAGTCGATGCCGGCGCCGACGGCCCCGGCATCGGCGCCCTGGCGCTCGATGGCCAGCGCGACCCGCTCCACGGCCGCCTCGAGGCGTGCCATGTCGGTGCGGAAGTTCTGCACGAGGATCATGGCCGCGCCGATGATGACGACCGCGGTGCCGACGATGCCGCCGGAGATGAGGAACGGGAACTGCGCGGGCACGTAATCGGTGCTGGCGGCACCGTTCCACCCGAAGAAGATGACGAGGAAGCCGAGCAGGCACAGGAGCACTCCGAGCTGCCCGCCGAGACGACCGAGGTTGTTCTGCATGGTGACTCCTAAGCTCCGAGGTAGGCCTCACGGAGGTTGACGTTGCGGATCTGCTCCCCCACGGCGGTGTGGAGCACGGTGCCCTTCTCCATGATCAGGGCGCGGTCGGCGAAGGGCAGGGCCCCCGCGTTCTGCTCGACCATGAGGACGGTGGTGCCCCCGTCGCGGATGCGCGAGGTGACCTCCCAGACGGTCCGGGCCAGGGCCGGGCTGAGTCCCAGCGACGCCTCGTCGATGAGCAGCAGCCGCGGACGCGACATCAGGGCCCGCCCCACGGCCAGCATCTGCTGCTCGCCGCCCGAGAGGGTGCCGGCCAGCTGGTCCTGGCGCTCGACGAGCCGGGGGAAGTAGTCGAAGACCAGGTCGTGCTGCTCGCGCACGGCGCGGGGGCTGCGCCGCCGGCTCCAGGCGCCCAGCCGCAGGTTCTGGCGCACGGTGAGCCGCGGGAAGACCCTCCGCCCCTCTGGGCACAGCGAGATCCCCTGCTTGACCCGGGCGGAGGGCGAGCGCCGGCCCAGCGACCTGCCGTCCAGGCGCACCTCCCCCGACTGCGGGCGAAGCAGGCCGGCGATCGTGTTGACGGTGGTCGACTTGCCTGCCCCGTTGAGGCCGAGCAGCACGCACACCTCGCCCTCCTCGACGTCGAAGTCGATCGCGTGGAGCACCGGGTGCGGGCCGTAGCCCACCACCAGCCCACGCACCTCCAGCAGGCTCATCGCTCCCCTCCCACGCGCGGCAGGACCAGCGTCGACTCCGCGAGCGGCTCGGGCTCGGACTCGGGCTCGGGATCGATGCCCAGGTAGGCCCGGGCGACCTCGGGGTGACGTCGTACGTCGTCGGGCTTGCCCTCGGCCAGCACCTCGCCGAAGTTCAGGCAGTAGACGTAGTCGGAGACCCGGGTCACCAGCGGGACGTGGTGGTCGATCATCACGATGCTCAGCCCGAACTCCTTGCGCAGCTCCAGCAGCGTGTCGCCCAGGGCCAGCGCCTCCTCGGGACCCATGCCGGAACCCGGCTCGTCGAGCAGCAGCAGGTCGGGGTCGGTGGCCAGGACAGCGGCGATCTCCACCTTCTTGAGCACGCCGTAGGGCAGGTCCGCGACCCGTTCGCGGCTCACGTGGCGCAGGTCGAGCAGGTCGAGGATCAGCTGGCTGCGCTCGGAGAGGCGCCGCTCCTCGGTGAACGTGCTCGGTCCGCCGGCGATGCCCGCCCACGGGTCGTACGAGACCTGCAGGTGCTGGGCCGTGGCCAGGTTCTCCGCGACGCTGGCGTTCTTGACCAGGCCGACGTTCTGGAAGGTGCGACCGATCCCCAGCGCGGTGCGTCGGTGCACCGCCATCTCGGTGATGTCGGTGCCGCGGTAGCGCACCCGGCCGGCGGTCGGGGAGTAG
This Nocardioides dokdonensis FR1436 DNA region includes the following protein-coding sequences:
- a CDS encoding 3-hydroxyacyl-CoA dehydrogenase family protein; translated protein: MTTSPETADTSETSRDFTTIGVVGLGTMGAGIAEVFARHGFSVVGVELDDDGVARGRRHLEASTGRAVTRGKVSEDEAAELLGRISTTTSLEDLAAADLVIEAVVESVATKQQIFRRLDAIVDPRTILATNTSSLSVTELSTATSHPGRVVGIHFFNPAPVQRLVEVVRTVVTDPTVLADVQALLARLGKSPVVCGDKAGFIANTLLFGYLNHAASMFEGKYASREDIDAAMRFGCGYPMGPLALLDLIGLDTAYEILETMYRQGRDRLHAPTPILKQMVTAGLLGRKTGRGFYTYEAPDSSTVVPDAATPSADEAAQLRHDIRSVGVVGTGTMAAGIVEVFAKAGYDVVCVGRAEAKVQGVRAAITKNFDKQIQRGRATEEQKTEVLGRVTGTTSMDDLAVVDLVVEAIAEDLAIKTTLFENLDEICKPGAILATTTSSLPIIEMARVTNRPQDVIGMHFFNPATIMKLVEVVSTVATDDAVAETTLALCAKVGKVAVSCADRAGFIVNALLFPYLNDAVKMLEAHYATADDIDTAMKQGCALPMGPFELLDVVGNDVSLAIQRELYLEFREPGFAPAPLLEHLVTAGYLGRKTKRGFRDYSAR
- a CDS encoding GNAT family N-acetyltransferase — protein: MARGSSRRLDHRGARRRAGHDLSRGRAADVVRPVRPSDLRHLAAVEEAGGVLFREHLGELSAALSAPAPSGAERAAEPGHLLVATSDREVVGFAHVLVLEDGHDRIAHLEQVSVLPEHGRRGLGARLVRAAAEEARWDGFDRLTLCTYRDVPWNAPFYARIGFEVVEPRGVLGELRDRERSRGLDEAGERVVMALPLGHR
- a CDS encoding alanine/glycine:cation symporter family protein; this translates as MTNLLIPLAAESDGFLGGVEEAINNAFEPIATAVTDVIFWNVPLGDYSFPLIVFWLVAAATVFTIYFRGIQFTSMGTAWDLVRGKFSRASDPGEVTHFQALSSAVSGTVGLGNIAGVAVAVTVGGPGATLWMILAGLLGMCTKFVECTLGVRYREVHEDGTVTGGPFKYLPVAFERFGAVASKIGVSIFAVALILFGALGGNAFQSNQTYAQAVEITGGEDGWLASDGAALIFGIVLASLVGLVILGGVRSIARVTSKLVPIMGVLYIGACLLVIFGNVTQIPDAIGTIISSAFNPEGVTGGALGVLIVGFQRAAFSNEAGVGSAPIVHSAVKTRHPVSEGFVAMLEPFIDTVVVCTATALTIVIADVPLYNDLLARAADGESVTSDTGVVLTSRSFDSFLPGFDNVLALAVALFAFSTLITWSYYTLKAWTTLVGRSRGKENAFKIIFCVFTALGAVVNLGSVLSFADGMLFVCAIFNLLGCYLLLPKVKEEVVKWREGRRDGSITEVPVDERATT
- the nucS gene encoding endonuclease NucS; amino-acid sequence: MRLVVARCQVDYAGRLTAHLPMATRVLMIKADGSVLVHSDGGSYKPLNWMSPPCTLAEGTDADGTAEWVVTSTKTGDSLRILIEEVLSDSAHDLGIDPGLVKDGVEKHLQELLAEHPATLDEGLTLVRREFPTAIGPVDLMCRDSEGRSVAVEIKRRGEIDGVEQLTRYLELLNRDPLLAPVRGIFAAQAIKPQARVLATDRGIACAVVDYDALRGMDDVEARLF
- a CDS encoding DUF952 domain-containing protein, with the translated sequence MLIFHIATAADWAAARSSGSYTTSTRGRTLDEEGFIHAARAEQWRGVHARYYAQASEPLLLLEIDTDRLTSRVVQEPATAGGDELFPHIYGPVEPSAVLRAVPLEEALGATSFSALFLREVMRNAMLGMMVLLLAALGAVLLDDALGGWGVLVGALAGAGAGVLVILALSRRVART
- a CDS encoding ABC transporter ATP-binding protein gives rise to the protein MSLLEVRGLVVGYGPHPVLHAIDFDVEEGEVCVLLGLNGAGKSTTVNTIAGLLRPQSGEVRLDGRSLGRRSPSARVKQGISLCPEGRRVFPRLTVRQNLRLGAWSRRRSPRAVREQHDLVFDYFPRLVERQDQLAGTLSGGEQQMLAVGRALMSRPRLLLIDEASLGLSPALARTVWEVTSRIRDGGTTVLMVEQNAGALPFADRALIMEKGTVLHTAVGEQIRNVNLREAYLGA
- a CDS encoding ABC transporter ATP-binding protein, with product MSVLEIDHLTIRFGGITALNDVSLRAGEWEIVGIIGPNGAGKTTLFNCITGFYSPTAGRVRYRGTDITEMAVHRRTALGIGRTFQNVGLVKNASVAENLATAQHLQVSYDPWAGIAGGPSTFTEERRLSERSQLILDLLDLRHVSRERVADLPYGVLKKVEIAAVLATDPDLLLLDEPGSGMGPEEALALGDTLLELRKEFGLSIVMIDHHVPLVTRVSDYVYCLNFGEVLAEGKPDDVRRHPEVARAYLGIDPEPESEPEPLAESTLVLPRVGGER